One Aquipuribacter hungaricus DNA window includes the following coding sequences:
- a CDS encoding glycerate kinase: MRVVVAPDCFTGTLTARQAAAAMAEGWAAHAPGDDLDLVPMSDGGPGFVDSLSGSLPGRALATTVAGPHGDPVPATVLLVEAEDDPSGLTSAYLESAQACGAHLVPPGRRDPATATSVGVGELLQVAVEEGAQRVVVGLGGSVTVDGGAGLLGALGVHADGVRTDQGPRGLAGLAVDGLRGLRAAREVLAGVDLVVASDVDVPLLGRHGAVHGFARQKGATPEQLPGLEAAMTAWASALGRAAGDAGAPDPGRLVALP, encoded by the coding sequence GTGCGTGTCGTCGTGGCCCCGGACTGCTTCACCGGCACCCTGACCGCGCGCCAGGCGGCGGCCGCGATGGCCGAGGGCTGGGCGGCCCACGCCCCGGGCGACGACCTGGACCTGGTGCCCATGTCCGACGGCGGGCCGGGCTTCGTGGACTCGCTGTCGGGGTCGCTGCCGGGCCGCGCGCTGGCGACGACCGTCGCCGGCCCGCACGGCGACCCGGTCCCGGCGACCGTCCTGCTCGTCGAGGCCGAGGACGACCCGTCGGGCCTGACCAGCGCCTACCTGGAGAGCGCGCAGGCGTGCGGGGCGCACCTCGTGCCGCCCGGCCGGCGGGACCCGGCCACCGCGACCTCCGTCGGGGTCGGCGAGCTGCTGCAGGTCGCCGTCGAGGAGGGGGCGCAGCGGGTGGTCGTCGGCCTCGGGGGCTCGGTCACCGTCGACGGCGGCGCCGGGCTGCTCGGGGCGCTCGGGGTGCACGCCGACGGCGTACGGACCGACCAGGGCCCGCGCGGCCTGGCGGGCCTGGCCGTCGACGGGCTCCGCGGCCTGCGCGCCGCGCGCGAGGTGCTGGCCGGCGTCGACCTGGTGGTGGCCAGCGACGTCGACGTCCCGCTGCTCGGCCGCCACGGGGCGGTCCACGGCTTCGCGCGGCAGAAGGGCGCGACGCCGGAGCAGCTGCCCGGCCTGGAGGCCGCGATGACGGCGTGGGCGTCGGCCCTGGGCCGCGCCGCGGGCGACGCCGGGGCCCCCGACCCGGGCAGGCTCGTCGCCCTGCCC